One window of the Shewanella maritima genome contains the following:
- a CDS encoding Hsp20 family protein, with product MRNFTISQDLAPLYRSAIGFDRLARMAEHAASNSGNSNGYPPYNIELMGENRYRITMAVAGFAMSELEITSEGEKLLVKGNKPTSKKDDKKYLHQGIAERGFERTFQLADHVRVVGAELENGLLNIDLVRELPEAMKPRKIEINQARVIED from the coding sequence ATGCGTAATTTTACTATTTCTCAAGATCTTGCTCCTCTTTACCGCAGCGCGATTGGCTTTGACCGCCTAGCACGTATGGCTGAACATGCAGCCTCAAATAGCGGCAACTCAAATGGTTACCCTCCATACAATATCGAGTTAATGGGTGAGAATCGCTACCGAATTACTATGGCTGTTGCCGGCTTTGCTATGAGCGAGCTAGAAATTACCAGTGAAGGCGAAAAGCTACTGGTTAAAGGCAACAAACCAACCAGTAAGAAAGATGACAAAAAGTACTTACACCAAGGTATTGCAGAGCGCGGTTTTGAGCGCACATTCCAACTAGCAGACCATGTACGTGTAGTTGGTGCTGAGTTAGAAAATGGCTTACTGAATATCGATCTGGTACGTGAATTACCAGAGGCCATGAAACCGCGTAAGATTGAGATTAACCAAGCTCGCGTGATTGAAGACTAA
- a CDS encoding VOC family protein yields MMRLEHLNLVVNDLDETVAFYKAAFPHWQVRGGGEGEWNGVYRRWIHFGDDYNYLSLNDNGKGSIRDIKGYDLGLAHFAYVVDDIKSLGARMAAAGFDIAIDGAADSSHKSLYYIDPNGYEVEFLQYFTDIPSERNVYDD; encoded by the coding sequence ATTATGCGATTAGAACATTTGAACTTAGTTGTGAACGACCTAGATGAAACAGTGGCGTTTTACAAAGCGGCATTTCCTCATTGGCAAGTCCGTGGTGGCGGAGAAGGCGAGTGGAACGGTGTTTATCGACGCTGGATACACTTTGGTGACGACTATAATTATCTGTCATTGAACGATAATGGCAAAGGCAGTATCCGCGATATAAAAGGTTATGACCTTGGTTTAGCACACTTTGCCTATGTGGTTGATGATATTAAATCTTTAGGTGCAAGAATGGCGGCAGCAGGGTTCGATATTGCCATTGATGGTGCTGCGGATAGCTCACACAAGAGCTTGTATTACATAGACCCAAACGGTTATGAAGTTGAATTCTTACAGTACTTTACCGATATACCGTCTGAGCGAAATGTATATGACGACTAA
- the soxR gene encoding redox-sensitive transcriptional activator SoxR: MKQEFELSVGYVAKRCGVRVSTLHFYEQKGLIYSLRNQGNQRRYQRETLRRVAIIKAAQKLGISLDEIQQAFAALPDKRTPTADDWHQLSTKWQQKLNQRIEALTRLKDSMEGCIGCGCLSMSNCPIYNQDDVLADKGTGAVLL; the protein is encoded by the coding sequence ATGAAACAGGAATTTGAATTGTCTGTGGGGTATGTGGCAAAGCGCTGCGGTGTAAGGGTGTCTACCTTACATTTTTATGAGCAAAAGGGCCTGATTTACAGCCTCAGAAATCAGGGTAATCAGCGCAGATACCAAAGAGAGACGCTGCGTCGCGTTGCCATTATTAAGGCGGCACAAAAACTGGGGATCAGCTTAGATGAAATTCAACAGGCATTTGCTGCTCTACCTGATAAACGTACGCCAACAGCCGACGACTGGCATCAGTTATCGACTAAATGGCAGCAAAAACTCAACCAACGTATTGAAGCGTTGACGCGACTTAAAGATTCGATGGAAGGTTGCATCGGCTGTGGTTGCTTATCGATGAGTAATTGCCCAATTTATAATCAAGATGACGTATTAGCAGATAAAGGAACTGGTGCAGTATTGTTATAA
- a CDS encoding methyl-accepting chemotaxis protein: MKEVKFRWIDQYLIHMNLKTKFTILAVVPMLMIIGLTIFLNNQQEKSIDKAHLETVLSSSNSAIEFLDATIALIPETDRNRIPTNLSADSRLTQMNLLNGEQRSLANRGGGIHLKGSNATVVSKVSRNQQVIVSQINTDKYTVSGSGSTYAYGIMTVLLLVLFAFAYYISTFVGGALYTTVMALKRAANGDLTGRLNFFEVKDEFSTLAISIDALVDRQHKLVQQITQATDQIRTVVSSFRNTAQEGQSLAVNQRQHLDSLATAMEEMTAAVKEVARNADQSSSETQEANTQVEAGAKDIETTVEAIDILANEIGDASDAVAALNENASKIDDVVTTINAISEQTNLLALNAAIEAARAGEQGRGFAVVADEVRTLAGRTQSATVEIKSMIEALQTGTRNLTQVMSRTVEQAEEGKKHVLQTGDDLANIAHHSSKVFDMSTLIATSADEQSAVANEIATNLMEIRNQSHDVEQSANESVSGCDELHATAEQLDALLVGLKV, translated from the coding sequence ATGAAAGAAGTTAAATTTCGATGGATTGATCAATACCTCATCCATATGAACTTGAAAACTAAATTTACCATCCTTGCTGTTGTGCCAATGTTAATGATTATTGGCCTGACAATTTTTCTTAATAACCAGCAAGAGAAAAGCATTGATAAAGCCCACCTAGAAACCGTGCTTAGCTCAAGTAACTCAGCTATCGAGTTCCTTGACGCCACAATAGCCCTGATCCCTGAAACTGATCGCAATCGCATCCCAACTAACCTATCAGCTGACTCGCGCTTAACTCAAATGAACCTACTAAATGGTGAGCAGCGCAGTTTGGCCAACCGTGGCGGTGGCATCCATCTTAAAGGTTCAAATGCAACTGTCGTCAGTAAAGTAAGCCGTAATCAACAAGTGATTGTGTCGCAAATAAACACCGACAAATATACAGTTTCTGGCTCAGGCAGCACCTATGCTTACGGCATAATGACGGTATTACTGCTAGTTTTATTTGCCTTTGCTTATTACATTTCAACCTTTGTTGGCGGCGCGCTGTACACTACTGTTATGGCACTAAAGCGCGCTGCAAATGGTGATTTAACAGGTAGACTTAACTTCTTTGAAGTAAAAGATGAGTTCAGTACACTTGCAATCAGCATCGATGCTCTTGTGGATCGTCAGCACAAGCTTGTGCAACAAATTACTCAAGCAACAGATCAAATCCGCACTGTTGTATCGTCATTTAGAAACACAGCTCAGGAAGGTCAATCACTCGCGGTTAACCAACGCCAACATTTAGACTCTCTTGCCACAGCGATGGAAGAGATGACGGCAGCGGTAAAAGAAGTTGCTCGCAATGCCGATCAATCGTCAAGCGAAACCCAAGAAGCCAATACTCAAGTCGAAGCGGGTGCCAAAGACATTGAAACCACAGTTGAAGCCATCGATATTCTCGCCAATGAAATTGGCGATGCATCAGATGCTGTTGCTGCGTTGAACGAAAATGCCAGCAAGATTGACGATGTGGTGACCACGATTAATGCGATTTCAGAGCAAACCAACCTTCTGGCGCTTAACGCCGCTATTGAGGCTGCGCGTGCTGGTGAACAAGGTCGCGGCTTTGCCGTGGTTGCTGATGAGGTTCGTACCCTTGCAGGGCGCACCCAGTCAGCAACCGTTGAAATCAAATCTATGATTGAAGCGCTGCAAACCGGCACCCGTAACCTAACTCAGGTGATGTCACGTACAGTTGAACAAGCGGAAGAAGGTAAAAAACACGTACTGCAAACTGGTGACGACTTAGCGAATATCGCTCACCATAGCTCAAAAGTGTTCGATATGAGCACACTAATTGCGACTTCTGCAGATGAACAATCCGCGGTAGCCAATGAGATTGCGACTAACCTTATGGAGATCCGTAATCAGTCTCATGATGTTGAGCAATCAGCGAATGAGTCAGTATCGGGTTGTGATGAGCTGCATGCCACGGCCGAGCAGCTTGATGCCTTGTTGGTAGGGCTTAAGGTGTAA